A single genomic interval of uncultured Desulfobacter sp. harbors:
- a CDS encoding N-acetyltransferase, translating into MIRKALIDDVAHIHALLKFYADKGELLGRSLSNLYDHLRDFWVYEDEETGTITGCAALAFCWEDIAEIRSVAVKEEYNGRGIGSALTERCIQEAFYFKLKTLFALTYRPNFFARFGFEITDKTNLPMVKIWAGCLNCIKFPDCDEIAMIKQL; encoded by the coding sequence ATGATAAGAAAAGCCCTCATTGATGATGTTGCCCATATACATGCCCTGCTTAAATTTTACGCCGATAAAGGAGAGCTTTTAGGTCGATCTTTAAGTAACCTTTACGACCATTTACGCGATTTCTGGGTATATGAGGATGAAGAAACCGGCACAATAACAGGTTGTGCAGCTTTAGCCTTTTGCTGGGAAGATATCGCGGAAATCCGCTCCGTTGCTGTAAAAGAGGAATACAATGGCCGGGGGATCGGATCGGCTCTTACAGAACGCTGTATCCAGGAAGCCTTCTATTTCAAATTAAAAACGTTGTTTGCGTTAACCTACCGCCCTAATTTTTTTGCCCGTTTCGGATTTGAAATAACGGATAAAACCAACCTGCCCATGGTCAAAATATGGGCCGGGTGCCTGAACTGTATTAAATTTCCGGATTGTGATGAGATAGCCATGATAAAACAACTATAG
- a CDS encoding protein-glutamate O-methyltransferase CheR, whose amino-acid sequence MSKIKVTPEEFKTFAKYILDISGIALDVGKEYLLETRLNPLLSKYQCNSYSDLMKKSKHGFNKKLKDEIIDAISTNETYFFRDKSPFKLLQHKILPDLIDKRSKKSFGKPTIRIWSAANSTGQELYSLAMTMIEMGVTLDKYNIRLVGTDISDAAITKASYGVYNKFEVARGLDPTRLNRFFNPMEDKYKVKDELRAMVQFKKMNLMKPFIGIGKFDIVLCRNVMIYFTTENRRKIYSDISKVMEPDGYLLIGSTESLVNDTDLFASFRYLNSVFYQFKR is encoded by the coding sequence ATGAGCAAAATCAAAGTAACCCCTGAAGAATTCAAAACATTTGCCAAGTATATCCTGGATATATCGGGGATTGCGCTAGATGTGGGGAAAGAATATCTTCTGGAAACCAGACTCAATCCTCTGCTTTCCAAATACCAGTGTAACTCATATTCGGATTTGATGAAAAAATCTAAACACGGTTTCAACAAAAAGTTGAAAGACGAAATTATTGATGCCATTTCCACCAATGAAACCTATTTTTTCAGGGACAAATCGCCGTTTAAACTTCTCCAGCATAAAATATTGCCGGATTTGATTGATAAACGTTCCAAAAAAAGTTTCGGCAAACCCACCATAAGAATATGGAGTGCGGCCAATTCAACGGGGCAGGAACTCTACAGTCTTGCCATGACCATGATTGAAATGGGTGTAACGCTTGACAAGTATAATATCAGGCTGGTTGGTACGGATATTTCTGATGCAGCCATTACCAAGGCCAGTTACGGTGTATACAACAAATTTGAAGTGGCACGCGGACTTGATCCTACCCGGCTCAACAGATTCTTTAATCCTATGGAGGATAAATATAAGGTTAAAGACGAACTTCGGGCCATGGTTCAGTTCAAAAAAATGAACCTGATGAAACCATTTATCGGTATCGGTAAATTTGACATTGTCCTTTGCCGTAATGTGATGATTTATTTCACCACTGAAAATCGCCGAAAAATTTATTCAGATATTTCAAAGGTCATGGAACCGGACGGGTACCTTTTGATTGGTTCCACAGAATCCCTGGTAAATGATACGGACCTTTTTGCCTCTTTCAGATATTTAAACTCGGTATTTTACCAGTTTAAGCGTTAG
- a CDS encoding HEAT repeat domain-containing protein has product MGGINAQDFIDELIFCLNKKDTVKAKALLQFASDANVDVQLQIRTLAELAKGPEDVVFPLLEYLTKIEISNTQVQESLYDLLLDKAYGNTNLVTEYITSNEKNTRIQFIRAAGDLFLEETIPALIQVVKDETDPEIITPAINSLAVFGKPEHIDFFSSFSTHSDTGITKAAIFAIGAVSNPQATDTLLSFLCEDETINKLVVQAIAEKQDLYNLEKLTHLLSSPVTIIRDTAIDELINMGKKATPLLTKAFQNAKADYMVHLITTLGYIKDQAAIPAIMNIINTQPKDANIRQAAYEAMERIPSPRTAICLVQGLQDPEESVRMSAARAVDKNLSKPLVAGLKNIIRDKSTEAISTVAALIDTDATNIFNFLMDEESFRELAGTHIAEKASPSTRKSFLKNMAAIGQVEFAKGIAAKVPGTEQAEASSSIKIVVVDDSKMMLKLYKNKLSHLGLACEIYHRPEDAIKRILSGKTDLVITDLNMPNISGLELTMEIRRKFTQTDLPILMITTQSDFIEEKEGDIDVNEALLKNSGINRILHKPFSDNDFKEFVFKLLPT; this is encoded by the coding sequence ATGGGTGGTATTAATGCACAAGATTTTATCGATGAACTAATTTTCTGTCTCAACAAAAAAGATACGGTTAAAGCCAAGGCCTTGCTTCAGTTTGCATCGGATGCAAACGTTGATGTTCAGCTGCAAATAAGGACCCTTGCAGAACTGGCAAAAGGCCCTGAAGACGTTGTTTTTCCTCTGCTTGAATACCTCACCAAAATAGAAATTTCAAACACGCAAGTCCAGGAAAGCCTGTATGATTTACTTCTGGACAAAGCCTACGGCAATACCAATCTGGTCACAGAATATATTACCAGCAACGAAAAAAATACCCGGATTCAGTTTATCCGGGCAGCCGGCGATCTGTTCCTTGAAGAAACCATCCCGGCTCTGATCCAGGTTGTGAAGGACGAAACAGACCCTGAAATCATTACGCCTGCCATTAATTCCCTTGCTGTATTCGGTAAACCCGAACATATTGATTTTTTTTCTTCGTTTAGCACACATTCAGACACCGGCATTACCAAAGCGGCCATTTTTGCCATCGGTGCCGTATCCAATCCCCAGGCAACGGATACTCTGTTAAGCTTTTTATGCGAAGATGAAACCATAAACAAACTCGTTGTCCAGGCTATAGCAGAAAAACAGGACCTTTATAATCTGGAAAAACTAACCCATCTTTTATCGTCCCCTGTCACCATTATCAGGGACACGGCCATTGATGAGCTTATAAATATGGGCAAAAAAGCCACACCCCTTCTCACCAAGGCTTTCCAAAATGCAAAAGCCGACTATATGGTGCACCTGATCACCACCCTTGGCTATATAAAGGATCAGGCTGCCATTCCCGCAATCATGAACATCATCAATACCCAGCCCAAGGATGCCAACATCCGCCAGGCTGCATACGAAGCCATGGAACGTATTCCTTCGCCCCGTACAGCTATCTGCCTGGTTCAGGGTCTCCAGGATCCGGAAGAATCCGTGCGCATGAGTGCAGCCCGGGCCGTTGACAAAAACCTGTCAAAACCATTGGTGGCCGGACTGAAAAATATTATCCGGGACAAATCCACCGAAGCGATATCAACTGTGGCTGCACTCATAGATACAGATGCAACCAATATTTTCAATTTTTTAATGGATGAAGAATCCTTCAGGGAACTTGCCGGTACACATATTGCCGAAAAAGCATCTCCTTCCACCCGCAAGTCCTTCTTAAAAAATATGGCAGCCATTGGTCAGGTTGAGTTTGCCAAAGGCATTGCAGCAAAAGTACCCGGCACGGAACAAGCAGAGGCGTCGTCTTCAATAAAAATTGTTGTGGTGGACGATTCAAAAATGATGCTCAAGCTTTACAAAAACAAATTGTCACATTTAGGGCTTGCCTGTGAAATCTATCACCGTCCGGAAGATGCAATAAAACGGATACTGTCCGGAAAAACAGATCTCGTCATTACGGATTTGAACATGCCCAACATCAGTGGCCTGGAACTCACCATGGAAATAAGGCGCAAATTCACCCAAACGGATCTGCCCATTCTGATGATAACCACCCAAAGTGATTTCATAGAAGAAAAAGAAGGCGATATAGATGTTAACGAAGCCCTTTTGAAAAACTCCGGCATCAATAGAATCCTTCATAAACCCTTTAGTGACAATGATTTCAAAGAATTCGTCTTTAAACTGCTACCCACCTGA
- a CDS encoding phosphoglycerate kinase: protein MKSVRDIDVTGKTLFIRVDYNLPMDDQGNITDDNRIRATLELITYLVEKKAKLVLASHLGRPKGGRDEKFSLKPAADRLSELLNTPVAFADDCIGDAVKKQVEALEPGGILMLENLRFHDEEKKNDPEFAKALADLCDIYVNNAFAVSHRDQASVTGITMYAKSSAAGFLLEKEVRSYYDSVEHPKKPLVVVIGGAKVSSKLGALENMLKFVDCMIIGGAMANTFLAANGVDTKGSMIETDLIKTASDIMAHAKEKGIDLLLPVDLVVAERFDKNAESRTVSLGDIPDGWMALDIGPESAKSFANAIANAGTIVWNGPMGVFEMDRFAAGTQTIAEAIARSSAFSVVGGGDTGLAAKQCGITENVSYISTGGGAFLHMMEGKVLPGVAALS from the coding sequence ATGAAATCGGTTCGAGATATAGATGTAACGGGTAAAACCCTTTTTATCCGGGTGGACTACAATCTGCCCATGGATGACCAGGGGAATATTACTGACGATAACCGGATCCGGGCCACCCTGGAACTGATTACCTATTTGGTGGAAAAAAAGGCCAAACTGGTGCTTGCCTCCCACCTGGGCCGCCCTAAAGGTGGGCGGGACGAAAAATTCAGCCTTAAGCCCGCAGCGGACAGACTCTCGGAGCTTTTAAATACGCCTGTGGCATTTGCCGATGACTGCATTGGGGATGCGGTGAAAAAGCAGGTCGAAGCCTTGGAGCCCGGCGGGATTCTCATGCTTGAAAATTTAAGATTTCACGATGAGGAGAAGAAAAATGATCCTGAATTTGCAAAGGCCCTTGCCGATCTTTGTGATATTTATGTGAACAATGCCTTTGCTGTATCCCATCGGGACCAGGCATCGGTTACCGGTATCACCATGTATGCGAAATCGTCTGCAGCCGGTTTTCTGCTTGAAAAAGAGGTGCGTTCATATTACGATTCTGTGGAACATCCTAAGAAACCGTTGGTTGTTGTGATTGGCGGCGCAAAAGTTTCCAGCAAATTGGGTGCCCTTGAAAATATGCTCAAGTTCGTAGACTGCATGATTATTGGTGGTGCCATGGCCAATACCTTTCTTGCGGCAAATGGCGTGGATACCAAAGGATCCATGATTGAAACGGATTTAATCAAAACCGCTTCGGATATCATGGCCCATGCAAAGGAAAAGGGCATTGACCTGCTTTTGCCCGTAGACCTGGTTGTTGCGGAGCGTTTTGACAAGAATGCCGAATCGCGCACCGTTTCTTTGGGTGATATTCCGGATGGCTGGATGGCCCTGGATATTGGTCCTGAAAGTGCCAAAAGCTTTGCCAATGCCATTGCCAATGCCGGTACCATTGTGTGGAACGGCCCCATGGGGGTGTTTGAAATGGACCGGTTTGCTGCGGGTACCCAGACCATCGCAGAAGCCATTGCCCGGTCTTCTGCTTTTTCCGTTGTGGGCGGCGGTGATACGGGCCTTGCAGCCAAGCAATGCGGGATTACTGAAAACGTCAGCTATATATCTACAGGGGGAGGGGCTTTTCTGCACATGATGGAGGGGAAAGTGTTACCCGGCGTAGCTGCTTTAAGCTAG
- the radC gene encoding DNA repair protein RadC, which translates to MARETTNKGAGHRQRLRERFLQAGLSGFHDYEVLELLLTLNTPRKDTKQAAKDLLSEFKTLPRVLEANTQALCRVKGVGPANSFGIHLIKAVADRYLETRILKMDVVSNPESLIAYLNQTIGYKNKEHFLGIFLDAKNRVMASEILFTGTLSASAVYPREVIARSLAHNAASVVLAHNHPSGDITPSAQDIRITRTLFFALAFAGIHIHDHLVTGSQGYYSFAAQGVMAQFQKEFEQIK; encoded by the coding sequence ATGGCCCGGGAGACGACGAATAAGGGTGCCGGACATCGGCAACGCCTGAGGGAACGATTCCTTCAGGCGGGCCTGTCGGGGTTTCATGACTATGAGGTCCTGGAGCTGCTTTTGACCCTGAATACCCCGCGAAAGGATACCAAGCAGGCGGCCAAAGATCTTCTATCAGAATTTAAAACCCTGCCCCGGGTGCTGGAGGCAAATACCCAGGCACTTTGCCGGGTGAAGGGCGTGGGGCCTGCCAATAGTTTCGGGATTCATCTGATCAAGGCTGTGGCAGACCGGTATCTTGAAACCCGGATACTTAAAATGGATGTGGTCAGTAATCCTGAAAGCCTGATTGCATATTTAAACCAGACCATTGGGTACAAAAACAAAGAACATTTTTTAGGGATATTCCTGGACGCCAAAAACAGGGTCATGGCATCCGAGATCCTTTTTACCGGGACCCTCTCAGCCTCGGCTGTATATCCGCGGGAAGTGATTGCACGCAGCCTTGCACACAATGCAGCGTCAGTGGTTTTAGCGCATAATCATCCGTCCGGGGATATTACACCTTCAGCCCAGGATATCCGTATTACCCGGACCCTGTTTTTTGCCCTGGCATTTGCGGGTATTCATATCCACGACCATCTTGTCACAGGCAGTCAGGGGTATTACAGTTTTGCCGCCCAGGGGGTAATGGCGCAGTTTCAAAAGGAGTTTGAGCAGATTAAATGA
- a CDS encoding chemotaxis response regulator protein-glutamate methylesterase: MNTIKALVVDDTIVYRKIVGDALKQMPGIEVVGTANNGKIALSKIKTLKPDLMTLDIEMPEMNGIELLEKLQNMDSPPLVIMVSTLTRQGGELTLRALELGAFDFLPKPEEGKMAENMLKVKKTLEPIVRHVKRHKFGRIDPAARQKPATPARVRKPRVVTKPAQPRPAGIRSKSEIIGIGISTGGPNALTKMIPMLPKELNVPILIVQHMPPVFTASLADSLNKKSALEVVEAKDGDTVKPGKVFIAPGGRQMKIVAGADGLTRKIKITDDPPENSCKPSADYLFRSIAQHYIGRATGVIMTGMGSDGSKGLVQMKNNGSFIIAQDEKTCTVYGMPKKPTESGIVDVVVPLEKIAEEIVKTV; encoded by the coding sequence ATGAACACCATCAAAGCGCTTGTTGTTGATGATACAATTGTTTACCGAAAAATTGTTGGAGATGCGCTCAAGCAGATGCCGGGTATTGAGGTGGTAGGTACTGCCAACAACGGAAAAATCGCCCTTTCAAAAATCAAAACCCTTAAACCGGATCTGATGACTCTGGATATTGAAATGCCGGAAATGAACGGCATTGAACTCCTTGAAAAACTTCAGAATATGGATAGCCCCCCATTGGTGATCATGGTCTCCACCCTGACCCGCCAGGGAGGTGAGTTGACTCTGCGGGCCCTGGAACTTGGTGCTTTTGACTTTCTGCCCAAGCCTGAAGAAGGCAAGATGGCAGAGAATATGCTCAAAGTCAAAAAAACCCTTGAGCCGATTGTTCGCCATGTCAAACGTCATAAATTTGGAAGAATTGATCCCGCGGCCAGACAGAAACCCGCAACTCCGGCAAGAGTTAGGAAACCACGGGTAGTCACAAAACCCGCACAGCCCAGGCCGGCCGGCATCAGATCCAAATCCGAAATTATAGGTATCGGCATATCCACCGGCGGTCCAAATGCATTGACAAAAATGATACCAATGCTGCCCAAGGAGCTCAATGTACCGATCCTGATTGTACAGCATATGCCGCCTGTATTTACGGCATCCCTTGCCGACAGCTTGAATAAAAAATCCGCACTTGAAGTGGTAGAGGCCAAAGATGGGGATACTGTGAAACCCGGAAAAGTCTTTATTGCGCCCGGGGGCAGACAGATGAAAATTGTTGCAGGAGCAGACGGTTTGACCCGAAAAATAAAAATTACGGATGATCCACCGGAAAATTCGTGCAAACCCTCGGCAGATTATCTGTTTCGCTCCATTGCCCAGCATTATATTGGAAGAGCCACAGGGGTCATCATGACCGGCATGGGCTCTGACGGATCAAAAGGACTCGTTCAGATGAAAAATAACGGCAGTTTCATTATTGCCCAGGATGAAAAAACATGCACCGTTTACGGCATGCCCAAAAAACCCACTGAATCCGGGATAGTCGATGTCGTTGTACCATTGGAAAAAATTGCAGAGGAAATCGTAAAAACCGTTTAA